A genomic window from Streptomyces mirabilis includes:
- a CDS encoding SRPBCC domain-containing protein, with product MTTTDPTVINCEQFIAHPPAAVWKALTDPELHARWWAAGDVRPVVGHRFTLDMGQWGQQPCEVLTVEPERLLRYSFASGTLDTTITWRLQSEGTGTRLFLEHAGFDLDSPLGKAAVEGMGNGWPGLLRRIESVLGASVR from the coding sequence ATGACCACCACCGATCCGACCGTCATCAACTGCGAGCAGTTCATCGCGCATCCCCCCGCCGCGGTGTGGAAGGCCCTGACCGATCCTGAGCTGCACGCGCGCTGGTGGGCGGCTGGTGACGTGCGGCCGGTCGTCGGCCACCGCTTCACGCTCGACATGGGCCAGTGGGGACAGCAGCCCTGTGAGGTGCTCACGGTCGAGCCCGAGCGCCTGCTCCGCTACAGTTTCGCGTCCGGCACCCTGGACACCACGATCACCTGGCGGCTCCAGAGCGAGGGTACTGGCACCCGGCTGTTCCTCGAACACGCCGGATTCGACCTGGACTCCCCGCTGGGCAAGGCCGCAGTCGAGGGCATGGGCAACGGCTGGCCAGGCCTCCTGCGCCGCATCGAATCGGTGCTCGGCGCGTCAGTCCGCTGA
- a CDS encoding dihydrofolate reductase family protein translates to MRSVTYSMNVSLDGYVVGPDGDFNWTAPDEEVFRSWIDEIREVGVHLLGRRLYETMLYWETTDQDPSLDDSMLEWAAIWKPLPKVVFSTTLPAVQGNARLASGGLADEIERLRAEPGAGDIAIGGATLAAEAAELGLIDEYRARVYPVLVGGGLPFFPQHERRVDLELVETRTFSSKVVYLRYRVAR, encoded by the coding sequence ATGCGCAGCGTGACCTATTCGATGAACGTCTCACTTGACGGCTACGTCGTCGGGCCGGACGGCGACTTCAACTGGACGGCGCCCGACGAGGAGGTCTTCCGCTCCTGGATCGACGAGATTCGAGAGGTCGGCGTCCACCTGTTGGGGCGACGGCTGTACGAGACGATGCTGTACTGGGAGACCACCGACCAGGATCCATCGCTCGACGACTCCATGCTCGAGTGGGCCGCGATCTGGAAGCCGCTCCCAAAGGTGGTGTTCTCCACCACGCTGCCGGCGGTGCAGGGCAATGCCCGGCTGGCCTCCGGCGGCCTGGCGGATGAGATCGAGCGGTTGCGAGCCGAGCCGGGAGCGGGTGACATCGCGATCGGCGGCGCGACTCTCGCCGCCGAGGCGGCCGAGTTGGGTCTGATCGACGAGTACCGGGCCAGGGTCTACCCGGTGCTGGTCGGCGGTGGCCTTCCGTTCTTTCCCCAGCACGAGCGCCGGGTGGATCTCGAACTCGTCGAGACCCGCACCTTCAGCTCGAAAGTCGTCTACCTCCGGTACCGCGTGGCGCGCTAG
- a CDS encoding SDR family oxidoreductase: MSETKIALVTGANKGIGYEIAAGLGALGYRVGVGARDGARRESAVEKLRAAGVDAFAVPLDVTGDQSVTDAAELIERQAGRLDVLVNNAGISGETGPGWVQDPTTLDLDLVRTVVETNVIGVIRVTNAMLPLLRRSTSPRIVNVSSAVASLTRQADPDIEIGPVMAAYSPSKSFLNAVTVQYARQFADTNILINAACPGLVATDFTGFHGPRTPERGAATAIRLATLPDGGPTGSFFEDDGVIPW, translated from the coding sequence ATGAGCGAAACGAAGATCGCGCTGGTGACCGGCGCGAACAAGGGAATCGGGTACGAAATCGCGGCCGGGCTGGGCGCCCTCGGGTACCGCGTGGGCGTGGGCGCCCGCGACGGGGCCCGGCGCGAGAGTGCCGTCGAGAAGCTGCGCGCCGCCGGGGTGGACGCGTTCGCGGTGCCGCTGGACGTGACGGGCGACCAGAGCGTCACCGATGCCGCGGAACTGATCGAACGGCAGGCCGGTCGCCTGGACGTCCTGGTCAACAACGCCGGCATCTCGGGAGAGACGGGGCCGGGGTGGGTGCAGGACCCGACCACGCTTGATCTCGACTTGGTCCGCACGGTCGTGGAGACCAACGTCATCGGCGTCATCCGGGTGACCAACGCGATGCTGCCGCTGCTGCGGCGCTCGACGTCACCACGCATCGTCAACGTCTCCAGCGCCGTCGCCTCCCTGACCCGGCAGGCGGACCCGGACATCGAGATCGGCCCTGTCATGGCGGCCTATTCGCCGTCGAAGTCGTTCCTCAACGCCGTCACCGTGCAGTACGCCCGGCAGTTCGCCGATACGAACATCCTGATCAACGCCGCCTGCCCGGGCCTGGTCGCGACCGACTTCACCGGCTTCCACGGACCCCGCACTCCGGAGCGGGGCGCAGCCACAGCGATCCGGCTCGCCACACTGCCCGATGGCGGCCCGACCGGTTCGTTCTTCGAGGACGACGGCGTCATCCCCTGGTGA